A window from Primulina eburnea isolate SZY01 chromosome 2, ASM2296580v1, whole genome shotgun sequence encodes these proteins:
- the LOC140823278 gene encoding multiple organellar RNA editing factor 2, chloroplastic-like isoform X2: protein MTMAATMARLILTVRSTGATRPSLIIPTRLFSSTLSINPPLVRFNTIRCRVNRSGSGYSPLNSGSNFSDRPPTEMAPLFPGCDYEHWLIVMDKPGGEGATKQQMIDCYVQTLAKVLGSEEEAKKKIYNVSCERYFGFGCEIDEETSNKLEGLPGVLFVLPDSYVDAENKDYGAELFVNGEIVQRSPERQRRVEPVPQRAQDRPRYNDRTRYVRRRDNMR from the exons ATGACAATGGCAGCCACGATGGCCAGATTAATCCTGACCGTCCGATCAACAGGAGCCACCAGGCCTTCGTTGATCATCCCCACACGACTCTTCTCCTCCACTCTCTCCATAAACCCGCCGCTCGTTAG GTTTAATACAATACGCTGCCGGGTTAATAGATCCGGTTCGGGTTATTCCCCTCTGAATTCCGGCTCAAACTTCAGCGACCGGCCGCCCACCGAGATGGCGCCACTCTTCCCCGGATGTGACTACGAGCACTGGCTTATTGTGATGGATAAGCCTGGTGGTGAAGGGGCCACCAAGCAGCAGATGATTGATTGCTATGTTCAAACCCTAGCTAAAGTGCTCGGAAG TGAGGAGGAGGCGAAGAAGAAAATATATAATGTTTCTTGTGAGAGGTACTTTGGGTTTGGATGTGAGATAGATGAGGAAACATCTAACAAGCTTGAAG GTTTGCCCGGCGTTCTTTTTGTTCTTCCAGATTCTTATGTTGATGCTGAGAACAAGGATTATGGAG CTGAGCTATTTGTAAATGGAGAGATAGTTCAGCGATCTCCTGAGAGACAAAGGAGAGTTGAGCCTGTGCCTCAGAGAGCTCAAGACAGGCCAAGATACAATGATCGAACCCGATATGTCAGGCGCCGTGATAATATGCGGTGA
- the LOC140823278 gene encoding multiple organellar RNA editing factor 2, chloroplastic-like isoform X1 encodes MTMAATMARLILTVRSTGATRPSLIIPTRLFSSTLSINPPLVRFVPPMSASRSAAPALSHFVTVICPNFTRFNTIRCRVNRSGSGYSPLNSGSNFSDRPPTEMAPLFPGCDYEHWLIVMDKPGGEGATKQQMIDCYVQTLAKVLGSEEEAKKKIYNVSCERYFGFGCEIDEETSNKLEGLPGVLFVLPDSYVDAENKDYGAELFVNGEIVQRSPERQRRVEPVPQRAQDRPRYNDRTRYVRRRDNMR; translated from the exons ATGACAATGGCAGCCACGATGGCCAGATTAATCCTGACCGTCCGATCAACAGGAGCCACCAGGCCTTCGTTGATCATCCCCACACGACTCTTCTCCTCCACTCTCTCCATAAACCCGCCGCTCGTTAGGTTCGTTCCACCCATGTCCGCCTCTCGCTCCGCCGCGCCCGCCTTATCCCATTTCGTGACGGTAATCTGTCCTAATTTCACCAGGTTTAATACAATACGCTGCCGGGTTAATAGATCCGGTTCGGGTTATTCCCCTCTGAATTCCGGCTCAAACTTCAGCGACCGGCCGCCCACCGAGATGGCGCCACTCTTCCCCGGATGTGACTACGAGCACTGGCTTATTGTGATGGATAAGCCTGGTGGTGAAGGGGCCACCAAGCAGCAGATGATTGATTGCTATGTTCAAACCCTAGCTAAAGTGCTCGGAAG TGAGGAGGAGGCGAAGAAGAAAATATATAATGTTTCTTGTGAGAGGTACTTTGGGTTTGGATGTGAGATAGATGAGGAAACATCTAACAAGCTTGAAG GTTTGCCCGGCGTTCTTTTTGTTCTTCCAGATTCTTATGTTGATGCTGAGAACAAGGATTATGGAG CTGAGCTATTTGTAAATGGAGAGATAGTTCAGCGATCTCCTGAGAGACAAAGGAGAGTTGAGCCTGTGCCTCAGAGAGCTCAAGACAGGCCAAGATACAATGATCGAACCCGATATGTCAGGCGCCGTGATAATATGCGGTGA